One part of the Magallana gigas chromosome 5, xbMagGiga1.1, whole genome shotgun sequence genome encodes these proteins:
- the LOC136275331 gene encoding uncharacterized protein, which produces MEIWKAKGEYILRKKNATLQAFQNDVKWALESIEAQPGDHPHQSDVVEFNGRESYKGSGSVDAVIETVLEDAYAGDHPHQSDVEFKDGESDEGLGSVDAVIESVLEDAHAGDHPHQLDVVEFNGRESYKGSGSVDAVIESVLEDAYAGAQSHQSDVVEFNGRESYKGSSSVDAVIESLLEDEHAGAQSHQSAVELNGGESDKGSSSVDAVIESLLEDAQNEESDKGSHAGAQSHQSAVELNGGESDKGSSSVDAVIESLLEDAQNEESDKGSHAGDQSHQSDVEFNDGESDEGLGSVDAVIESVLEDAHAGDHHHQLDVEFNFGEADKGSGFVDAVIESLLEDAHAGAQSHQSAVELNGGESDKGSSSVDAVIESLLEDAQNEESDKGSHAGDHPHQSDVEFNDGEADKGSSCVDAVIESLLEDEHAGDHPHQSDVEFIDAESDKGSGSVDAVIESYLGDAYAGDHPHQSDVEFTDAESDKGSGSVDAVIASYLGDAYAGDHPHQSDVEFNDGESDKGLGSVDAVIESVLEDAYAGDHPHQSDVEFNDGESDKGSSSVDAVIESLHENAHAGDHPHQSAVEFNDGESESDMDDSDESWINSDSDPDNSSSKSDSDNASSESENDENLPDVDKSVSKKGNHQVLKSIENMNFPQKRKKTSLENMNSPQKRKKTLSREECDFDIEYPNIFIKKFQKGNNERSKTGRTYDLVHSCMFCHDLYSNIQTHIENKHANKKEVQEIKTMKQKKEFCNTEEKTDLMKEINRKVTLIRNKGDNIHNMSVLQKGEGEILLSRRTQNKFSLKQYGPCPECFEWIQLEKSVATHRTSCPAFKTGSYFQSKGSVIIQAKVMAGKIIPESSKILQKEVLPAMRRDSITDCVLEDHIILMLGDIWLSKNIDNKRKRKHYASYHMRLAGRLLLLDLCRLASVKLGNRIKSGEEQGRLDASNFLNLMKLEWTVKVTKIAKSTLNERHFNAQKSLPDPEDIAKLAKHITNELTNFDVENMTPDNYRKGVILSESRLLLYNRRRPGELEALSLKCYENRSKEMSAVDKSLRLDLTDLEKQMLDTQHVIEVRGKTGKRVPVICPKEVLPILQYLANPTARRKGGVKPGNPYLFANTANGVVKAGEALDDIKEKANLRSPHLIYCTNLRKHCATIAQVIGLQDHEMKWLCQHLGHTQKVHAIHYRATSGMIERIEISKLMLMQETSSVSKFAGKNLRDIQFEGRAEFPDVHVNIEGLSRDSDLIDHMTKSLKPFVLKDHSKLQTCLQSLQHHDDFMTHENKKQRNYFFSFIAVLVRKGVNFDEFFLDILGDSDTTNDSNDLVDTNDESNDHVDALDATSENPIVSVLDNDFGRRSTNKVTRVQWSKDEEQELREYLSEYIGKKCPGMKACKYAIEQSKKNGGKIQYRKWDTIKKKVVRMNPL; this is translated from the exons atgGAGATATGGAAAGCAAAAGGAGAAT ATATTTTGCggaaaaaaaatgcaacattGCAAGCATTTCAAAACGATGTCAAGTGGGCCTTGGAATCTATAGAAGCACAACCAG GCGATCACCCTCATCAGTCAGATGTAGTAGAGTTTAATGGCAGAGAGTCATATAAAGGATCTGGTTCTGTTGATGCAGTGATTGAGACTGTCCTTGAAGATGCATATGCAG GTGACCACCCTCATCAGTCAGATGTAGAGTTTAAAGATGGAGAGTCGGATGAAGGATTGGGTTCTGTTGATGCAGTGATTGAGTCTGTCCTTGAAGATGCACATGCAG GTGACCACCCTCATCAGTTAGATGTAGTAGAGTTTAATGGCAGAGAGTCATATAAAGGATCTGGTTCTGTTGATGCAGTGATTGAGTCTGTCCTTGAAGATGCATATGCAG GTGCCCAATCTCATCAGTCAGATGTAGTAGAGTTTAATGGCAGAGAGTCATATAAAGGATCCAGTTCTGTTGATGCAGTGATTGAGTCTCTTCTTGAAGATGAACATGCAG GTGCCCAATCTCATCAGTCAGCTGTAGAGTTAAATGGTGGAGAGTCAGATAAAGGATCCAGTTCTGTTGATGCAGTGATTGAGTCTCTTCTTGAAGATGCACAAAATGAAGAGTCAGATAAAGGATCACATGCAG GTGCCCAATCTCATCAGTCAGCTGTAGAGTTAAATGGCGGAGAGTCAGATAAAGGATCCAGTTCTGTTGATGCAGTGATTGAGTCTCTTCTTGAAGATGCACAAAATGAAGAGTCAGATAAAGGATCACATGCAG GTGACCAATCTCATCAGTCAGATGTAGAGTTTAATGATGGAGAGTCGGATGAAGGATTGGGTTCTGTTGATGCAGTGATTGAGTCTGTCCTTGAAGATGCACATGCAG GTGACCACCATCATCAGTTGGATGTAGAGTTTAATTTTGGAGAGGCAGATAAAGGATCTGGTTTTGTTGATGCAGTGATTGAGTCTCTTCTTGAAGATGCACATGCAG GTGCCCAATCTCATCAGTCAGCTGTAGAGTTAAATGGCGGAGAGTCAGATAAAGGATCCAGTTCTGTTGATGCAGTGATTGAGTCTCTTCTTGAAGATGCACAAAATGAAGAGTCAGATAAAGGATCACATGCAG GTGACCACCCTCATCAGTCAGATGTAGAGTTTAATGATGGAGAGGCAGATAAAGGATCCAGTTGTGTTGATGCAGTGATTGAGTCTCTTCTTGAAGATGAACATGCAG GCGATCACCCTCATCAGTCGGATGTAGAGTTTATTGATGCAGAATCAGATAAAGGATCTGGTTCTGTTGATGCAGTGATTGAGTCTTACCTTGGAGATGCATATGCAG GTGACCACCCTCATCAGTCGGATGTAGAGTTTACTGACGCAGAATCAGATAAAGGATCTGGTTCTGTTGATGCAGTGATTGCGTCTTACCTTGGAGATGCATATGCAG GTGACCACCCTCATCAGTCGGATGTAGAGTTTAATGATGGAGAGTCAGATAAAGGATTGGGTTCTGTTGATGCAGTGATTGAGTCTGTCCTTGAAGATGCATATGCAG GTGACCACCCTCATCAGTCGGATGTAGAGTTTAATGATGGAGAGTCAGATAAAGGATCCAGTTCTGTTGATGCAGTGATTGAGTCTCTCCATGAAAATGCACATGCAG GTGACCACCCTCATCAGTCAGCTGTAGAGTTTAATGATGGAGAGTCAGAGTCTGATATGGATGATTCTGATGAATCTTGGATTAATTCAGATAGTGATCCTGATAACTCATCGAGTAAAAGCGATTCTGATAACGCATCAAGTGAAAGTGAAAACGATGAAAACCTTCCAGATGTTGACAAAAGTGTTTCTAAAAAGGGCAATCATCAAGTTCTAAAGAGTattgaaaatatgaattttcctcaaaaaagaaaaaaaacaagtcttgaaaatatgaattctcctcaaaaaagaaaaaaaactctgtCACGTGAAGAATGTGACTTCGACATAGAGTATCcgaacatttttatcaaaaagttCCAAAAAGGAAATAATGAAAGATCAAAAACCGGAAGAACATACGACCTTGTTCATTCATGTATGTTTTGTCATGACCTTTATTCAAACATCCAAACTCACATTGAGAATAAACATGCCAACAAAAAAGAGGTACAAGAAATTAAAACCATGAAACAGAAAAAAGAGTTCTGCAACACAGAAGAGAAAACTGACCTTATGAAGGAAATCAATAGAAAAGTTACCCTGATTCGCAATAAGGGAGACAATATCCACAATATGTCTGTTCTTCAAAAAGGTGAGGGCGAAATACTACTTTCAAGAAGAACCCAGAATAAATTCAGTCTGAAACAATATGGGCCTTGTCCGGAATGTTTTGAATGGATTCAGCTTGAGAAATCAGTTGCAACTCATAGGACCTCTTGTCCAGCGTTTAAGACAGGTTCATATTTCCAGAGCAAAGGGTCTGTTATCATTCAGGCTAAAGTTATGGCAGGAAAAATCATTCCAGAAAGttcaaaaattcttcaaaaagaAGTTCTTCCAGCGATGAGAAGAGACAGCATTACAGACTGTGTTTTGGAGGACCACATTATTCTGATGCTTGGAGATATATGGCTCAGTAAAAACATAGATAATAAAAGAAAACGAAAACATTATGCGAGTTACCACATGCGACTTGCTGGACGCCTCCTTCTCCTTGACCTTTGTCGTTTAGCGTCTGTGAAACTTGGAAACCGTATAAAATCTGGAGAGGAACAAGGGCGTTTAGATGCTTCAAACTTTCTAAACCTGATGAAGTTAGAATGGACTGTTAAAGTaacaaaaattgcaaaatcaacCCTGAATGAGCGTCATTTTAATGCTCAAAAGAGTCTACCAGATCCTGAAGACATTGCAAAATTAGCAAAGCACATCACAAATGAACTTACCAATTTTGATGTGGAAAATATGACTCCAGATAATTATAGAAAAGGAGTTATACTCTCCGAAAGTCGACTTCTATTGTACAACCGTCGAAGACCTGGGGAACTTGAGGCTTTAAG TTTGAAATGCTACGAAAACAGATCAAAAGAAATGTCTGCTGTGGACAAATCTTTACGCCTGGATTTGACGGATTTAGAAAAACAAATGTTGGACACCCAGCATGTTATTGAAGTTCGCGGAAAG ACTGGAAAACGAGTGCCAGTTATTTGCCCTAAAGAAGTCCTGccaatattacaatatttggcCAATCCTACTGCCAGAAGAAAGGGTGGAGTTAAACCAGGAAATCCTTACTTGTTTGCAAATACTG CAAATGGTGTTGTGAAGGCGGGTGAGGCCCTAGATGACATCAAAGAAAAAGCTAATTTGAGATCTCCACATCTTATCTACTGCACTAACTTGAGAAAACACTGTGCGACCATCGCTCAG gtGATTGGCCTTCAAGATCATGAAATGAAGTGGCTTTGTCAGCATTTAGGGCATACGCAAAAAGTCCATGCAATTCATTACAGAGCCACATCTGGAATGATAGAAagaattgaaatatcaaaactCATGCTGATGCAAGAGACTAGCAGTGTTTCCAAATTTGCTGGAAAAAATTTAAGGGACATACAGTTTGaag GTAGGGCTGAATTTCCAgacgtacatgtaaatattgaagGACTGTCCCGAGATTCG GACTTGATTGATCACATGACCAAATCATTGAAGCCATTTGTGTTAAAAGATCATTCCAAATTACAAACTTGCTTGCAAAGTTTACAGCATCATGATGATTTTATGACGCACGAAAACAAGAAacagagaaattattttttctcttttatagcAGTTCTTGTAAGAAAGGGtgtaaattttgatgaattCTTTTTAGATATCCTTGGTGATTCAGACACCACTAATGACAGCAATGATCTAGTAGATACCAATGATGAAAGCAATGATCATGTAGATGCGTTAGATGCAACATCAg aaAATCCTATTGTTTCAGTTTTAGACAATGACTTTGGCCGAAGGTCCACGAATAAAg ttaCTCGTGTTCAGTGGTCAAAAGATGAAGAACAGGAATTGCGGGAATATCTTTCAGAATACATTGGAAAGAAATGCCCTGGAATGAAGGCCTGTAAATACGCTATtgaacaaagtaaaaaaaatggagGAAAAATTCAGTACAGAAAGTGGgacacaattaagaaaaaagttgTTAGAATGAATCCTCTATAG